Proteins encoded together in one Deltaproteobacteria bacterium window:
- a CDS encoding UDP-glucose/GDP-mannose dehydrogenase family protein encodes MKVTIIGTGYVGLVTGTCLAEMGNTVSCVDIDEKKIACLNRGEMPIYEPGLEELVARNAESRRLSFTTELKTSLPESQVCFIAVGTPPDEDGSADRRYVLGAAKQIAELATQELVVAVKSTVPVGTCDRVQDVIDSVLKERGADFKIHVVSNPEFLKEGMAVQDFMRPDRIVLGFNHEFASQAMCKLYSGFTRNGHPILLMSIRSSEMTKYAANAMLATRISFMNELARLCDAIGADIMDIRRGMGTDSRIGMPFLYAGIGYGGSCFPKDVKALAQVALESDCTANILEAVEHVNKHQKMFLANRIIQYFGGTLKGKRIALWGLAFKPNTDDIRESPALTIAKRLTEAGAEVCAFDPVAQANAEAAMAHNPQISFATGMYAAAEGADAVVLATEWRQFRNPDLKKLKDSMQGNVFFDGRNQFEPGEMEIAGIEYHGVGRGAE; translated from the coding sequence ATGAAAGTAACAATCATTGGAACCGGGTACGTTGGCCTTGTAACAGGGACGTGCCTAGCTGAGATGGGCAATACGGTATCTTGCGTCGATATCGATGAGAAAAAAATCGCCTGCCTCAACCGCGGTGAAATGCCAATCTACGAACCAGGCCTTGAAGAACTCGTCGCTCGAAACGCTGAGAGTAGGCGCCTAAGCTTCACCACCGAGCTCAAAACCTCCTTACCCGAGTCTCAAGTTTGTTTCATCGCAGTGGGCACACCGCCTGATGAAGACGGCTCCGCTGACCGCCGGTATGTTTTAGGAGCAGCCAAGCAAATCGCTGAGCTCGCCACACAAGAATTGGTGGTTGCTGTAAAATCCACGGTACCGGTCGGTACTTGTGACAGAGTACAGGATGTTATCGACTCTGTTCTTAAAGAACGCGGCGCAGACTTTAAAATTCATGTGGTCTCCAACCCTGAATTCTTAAAGGAAGGCATGGCCGTTCAAGACTTTATGCGGCCCGATCGAATCGTTCTTGGCTTCAACCACGAATTCGCATCCCAAGCGATGTGCAAGCTCTACAGTGGTTTCACCCGAAACGGGCACCCTATTTTACTGATGAGTATTCGCTCCTCAGAGATGACAAAATACGCCGCCAACGCAATGCTCGCGACTCGTATCTCTTTTATGAATGAGCTCGCCAGACTCTGTGATGCCATTGGTGCCGATATCATGGACATCCGAAGAGGCATGGGAACTGACTCACGCATTGGCATGCCTTTTCTCTACGCAGGGATTGGCTATGGCGGCTCATGCTTTCCCAAAGACGTAAAAGCGCTGGCGCAAGTCGCCCTTGAGTCGGACTGCACCGCAAACATTCTTGAAGCTGTTGAGCATGTGAACAAGCATCAAAAGATGTTTCTCGCGAATCGGATCATTCAATATTTTGGTGGAACCTTAAAGGGCAAACGAATCGCTCTTTGGGGCCTTGCGTTTAAACCCAACACCGACGACATCCGAGAGTCACCTGCTCTCACCATCGCCAAGCGCCTCACCGAAGCAGGTGCAGAAGTTTGTGCTTTTGATCCAGTTGCACAGGCCAATGCCGAAGCTGCCATGGCCCACAACCCGCAAATATCATTTGCCACGGGAATGTATGCCGCCGCCGAAGGCGCTGATGCTGTCGTCCTCGCTACAGAATGGCGCCAATTTAGAAATCCGGACTTAAAAAAGTTAAAAGACTCTATGCAGGGTAATGTGTTTTTTGACGGTCGGAATCAATTCGAACCCGGTGAAATGGAAATTGCAGGGATCGAATACCACGGAGTCGGCAGAGGAGCAGAGTAA
- a CDS encoding SDR family oxidoreductase, whose translation MKRILITGGAGFIGSHLSERLLKQGHQVICLDNCFTGRKENVFHLLDNPRFEFVRHDITQPILLEVDQIYNMACPASPVHYQYNAIKTVKTNVMGAINVLGIAKRVGARVLQASTSEVYGDPEVHPQVESYWGNVNPIGIRSCYDEGKRVAETLFFDYHRQNKVDIRVARIFNTYGPNMHPSDGRVVSNFIVQALLGKPITIYGDGTQTRSFCYVEDLVEGLIKLMEQDETVGPVNLGNPDEFTIRELAEKVSEIHDGSTEINYHDLPQDDPKRRKPDISLAADVLRWKPRVPLHHGLQATYEYFKKRLSKG comes from the coding sequence ATGAAACGTATACTGATAACAGGCGGAGCCGGTTTTATTGGTTCGCATTTGTCTGAAAGACTTCTGAAACAGGGCCACCAGGTCATCTGCCTCGATAACTGCTTTACCGGCCGTAAAGAGAATGTTTTCCATCTTCTCGATAACCCACGTTTTGAATTTGTTCGACATGATATTACACAGCCCATCCTTCTTGAGGTTGACCAAATTTACAACATGGCCTGCCCCGCAAGTCCTGTGCATTACCAATACAACGCCATCAAAACCGTAAAGACCAATGTTATGGGCGCCATCAACGTCCTGGGTATTGCCAAGCGCGTCGGCGCGCGAGTTCTTCAAGCATCAACATCTGAAGTATACGGCGACCCCGAGGTTCATCCACAGGTTGAAAGCTACTGGGGAAATGTAAATCCTATTGGTATTCGGTCATGCTACGATGAAGGTAAGCGCGTAGCAGAGACGCTTTTCTTCGACTACCACCGTCAAAATAAAGTCGACATCCGAGTGGCTCGTATTTTCAACACCTACGGGCCTAATATGCACCCAAGTGATGGAAGAGTCGTATCTAACTTCATCGTTCAGGCACTGCTTGGTAAACCGATCACTATTTATGGTGATGGTACACAAACACGCTCCTTTTGTTATGTGGAAGACTTGGTCGAAGGCCTTATCAAGCTCATGGAACAAGATGAAACAGTGGGCCCTGTAAATTTAGGAAACCCCGACGAATTCACGATTCGTGAACTCGCGGAGAAAGTTTCTGAAATACATGACGGCTCTACGGAAATTAACTATCACGACCTACCTCAAGACGATCCGAAGCGCCGCAAGCCCGACATCTCTTTGGCTGCAGATGTATTACGCTGGAAACCACGTGTACCGCTTCACCATGGCCTGCAGGCAACGTATGAGTACTTTAAGAAGCGTCTTTCGAAAGGTTAA